CGGATGGGATGATAGCTCTTTTTTCCAGCATTCCtggtatataattaagaaaGATGTGGTTGAGATTGTGAATAATTTCCTTCTTACAGGAAATATGGATCCAcgtttaaatattactaatatatgtatgattcCGAAAGTCGAGAGACCCACAAGGATGATGGAATTACGGCCGATAAGTATTAGTAATGTTGGTTACAAAAGTATCTCGAAGGTTTTGTGTCAAAGATTGAAAATTTGTTTACCAAGGCTAATTTCGGAGACACAATCGGCGTTTGTGGTGGGCAGgttaattttagataatattcttatagcaCAAGAAATATTTCATGGACTGAGGACTAATAACTCCTGCCAGAATAAATTTATGGCaatcaaaacggatatgagtatgGCATATGATAGGATCGAGTGGAACTTTATTGTGGCTCTTCTTCACAAAATGGGATTTGATCCTCCCTGGATTAACTTGATGCTGGAATGTATCTATTCGGTTCAATATAGGGTACTTCTCAATGGTCAGCAACATGGTCTTATTACCCCCCAACGGGGCTTACGGCAAGGGGATCCTCTATCTGTCTccgtatttatttattatgtgcaCCGAGGCATTAATCGCGATTATCAAGAAGGCGGAGAGAGTGAAACAACTTACTGGTTTAAAGGTGGAAGAGCGTGTCCAGCAATCTCTCATTTgctatttgcagatgatagtcttttcttttgtaaggcaaaTAAGGAGGAGTGTCAAACTATTCTcaggattttaaaagaatatgaaGTTGTCTCAGGGCAACAAATTAATTTCCAAAaatcttcaattcaatttgggcATAAGATTGAAGAAGTTAGTCGTCAAGAATTGAGGGATGTTCTGAGAATTCAGAATATAGGAGGCATGGGATCCTACTTAGGCTTACCAGAAAGCCTTGGAGGATCTAAGGTACAAGTATTTGGCTTTGTACATGATCGCTTGAATAATAGGGTTAATGGATGGACCTTTagattttttactaaaagagGAAAAGAGGTAATTATTAAATTGGTAGTCACGGCCCTGCCAAACCATGTTATGTCTGTTTATCGGTTACCGAAGGCTATcgttaaaaaattaacaagtgCAGTAGCtcaattttggtggagcccaGGAGGAAGTACAaaaggtatgcattggaaatcatgagATAAATTATGCGAAACCAAAGATAATGGTAGATTAGGTTTTAAGGATCTTATTGATTTTAACACGGTCATGGTTGGAAAGCAACTATGGAGGCTGATTGAGAAGTCAAATACTCTTTTTTCAAGAGTCTTCAAAAgacggtattacaggaatgtttcacccctggaaccgattcgttcttattccccgtcatatggctggaggagtattatttctgctagatctctggtttgtaaaggactaattaaaatgGTGGGAACAGGTTCGTCTatctctgtatggaatgatccttggatcccagccactcgcccaagaccagcaaacaaaaatctTCACAATATTTATCCagacctcacagtggattccctCATTAATTCGGAATCTCGTTCATGGAATTTACAGGCAATCAGGGCTCTAGTGGATCCTAAGGATGCAAAAAGTATTGAAAGTATTCCATTAAGTAGGAATCAGATTGAGGATAGAAATTGATGACATTTTACTAACAATGGGAAATATTCGGTCCAATCAGGTTATCAGGTGGAACGAGTCTATCCTGATAGGAAAAAACCACCAGATTTTTATGGCCCCACGGTGGATATACTTAAATCTTTCTGTTGGAAAGTGCGGTGTCCCCCGAAGATAAAACATATCTTATGGCAACTTCTTTCAGGATGTATATCGGTAATGAAAAATCTAAAGGCAAGAGGGATAcaaggagatatatgttgtgctcgATGCGGAGATCCGgaagaatcaataaaccatgtattttttgaatgtccccAGCACGTCAAGTGTGGGCATTATCCAAGATTCCGTCACCTCCCAATATCTTTCCCATCAGCTTATTATTTGCTAATATAAATCATCTTTTTTTGGAGAGTTCAGCCAAAGATGGATGAccatcaatttgcatggattttatggtatatttggaaagcctagaataacaaagtttttagcaatctggatattgatccgAGGGAAACACTTAAATTAGCTGAATTAGAATCATCACTTTGGGCAGAAGCACATGTGGGAAATGACTCAACGAAAGGGTTTTCGGTACAAACCAGTCCTCCCCTAGCGACACCAGGTCGATGGTGCTTCCTAGATGGCGGCTCATGGAAAGATAAGGACTTATTTTCAGGGGAAGGCTGGTATAGTACTTTACCGGGGTTTGATGGTCTATTAGGAGCAAAgaatgtaagggcatgtcttTCACCCCTTCATTCGGAGGTAGATGCATtcatttgggcaatggaatgtatgaagaatttaagacagtttaaggtaacgtttgcaacggattgttctcaattggtgaataTGGTTTCGGAatcagaagaatggccagcatttgaaagctatctagaagatatcaagcttttaaaaaaaagtttcctcaactcagacatcgttcATGTACCTCGGACGGCGAATCTTCGGACGGATAGCTTAGCATGCAGTGGTAGGAAACAACCGTcatttgtcgttcacatggatgcggagttaccgatctggtttacagagtcaacatgagtctgttttgctgtaaaaaaaaaacagtaataaATTACATTATATCATTCGTTCAATCGAGTTGACTCTTAAGTGATTAACtataataaaagatatataaatagagCCAATTCAACATTTCAACAGTAATAAAATTACATTATACCAActatacaaataaaatttaatgaataattgTAGACAAAAAATAAATGGTTTACTTGAGACAACAATTGGAGAAAGAAGTACTCAACGGTCGAGTGGCGGTGACTTCGTCAATATTTACTACCTCTCTACCGGCGGGAACGACCGGACCATCACCGTCGTCAACGTTTGATTTGTTATCTAAAGCGATCTTCTGAATCAAAACCTCATGTATCCGTTCAATCATGCTTAGAAACGCTTCTTCGACGTTTTGGTTCTGTAAAGCCGATGTTTCTAGGAAATATAGACCCTCTAGCTCAGCTAAACTCTTaccctcatcttcttcaacttcTCTAGACTGCCCGAGATCGGATTTGTTACCGACGAGAACAACGACGGTATCGGGGCTTGAGAAGCCTCTGAGCTCCGACAACCACTTCTTTATGTTTTGGAACGTTTGTCGTCTTGTGATGTCGTAGATCAATAAAGCTCCTAAAGCTCCACGGTAGTACGAACTCGTTATTGCTCTAAATCTTGTTTACCCATACAAAAACAATGATTAAGATCATTTATAACATAGATTGTTAAGTAGCTAGTTATCTCTagttttattaagaaaataattcgTCGACATATATAAAATTCTTTTCTAAAAAAAGTCCCGACATACAACTAAAGATTAGGTCCGCGTGACATCGATTGCTTATCAAGattttcatctttcttttttgcGCGTGAACTCTTTATCTAGCCATTATCGCAATCCTATACTTGTTTATgataattatatgtattttctATTGTTTTCCCATGTAATTACCATTTATGATGAACACACGACACGAATATATTTGTCTTTTACGTTGATAACAGAAACTTTGATTATATCTTGATCATCAAATCCCGTTATAGTAAGTTTTTATATCCTATAGGTTGAATTTTGGTACCTTTCTTGGCCGGCGGTGTCCCATATCTGAGCTTTGATGGTCTTACCACCCACGCAAACATTCCGGTAAGCAAAGTCTACTCCGATGGTCGGTTTAGAGTCTAACCGGAACTCATCTCTCGTGAACCTCGACAAGAGGTTTGATTTTCCGACGGCGGAGTCTCCTATTAGCACCGCCTTGAAGAGGTAGTCACACTCTTCATCGTACGATTCCTCCGCCATGCTATATAGTGATCCGGTTTGATTAAGATAAATCTAAGCAAAAGGAAGAAATATCAACGAtggatgataaaaaaaatgaaggagaaAGGTTTTGTTGTATATTATAACCTCTCAAGAAAGTCTTTCCATCTAGTATATATGgctctatttattaaaatgatatacaaatatatttgtacATACTAGTGTCATATGATTGCGAcaacatataatataaacattattttgAGGACTAAATAAGTTTTTGAAAAAGTAGTATTACACAATTTACAAGATAATTGGATATAAAAGGGGGCGTGAAAGAGACTGTACATAATACAATCCAAGAAGTGTGTTATATAGTTTTGTCAACTACGTTTATTACTTGCGTATTAAAATTCGTTTGCCTTTTATTTACCTTAACTTGGTGGTATGTTAGTATCTTGCACCAAGTTGTGGAGTTTTGGGTTGTGAAAAGACATAGAGCTCAATCATGCATGTTTCTTAGTACGTTTGGGTTTTGACATATTACCAAATTCACTGAGAGTTAGGTTGTCAAAACTAGTAAATTCACTGAGAGTTAGGTTTGACTTGTGCAACAACTGAataagtaaaaaacaaaagatggCTATTTGGGCCTTAAACGGTCTTTAAGAGGCCGATGTTTTCAAAAACATCATCTTTAGAAGAGATGAGTTGGACTATTACATTTTCAAAAGTACAAGCATAGTAACTACTCCCAAGTACATCCAGTTGTAGAGAGAATCCAGATATACAAATCGAACGAATCTAAAACATAAACTAGGTTGAACTTCCGTTTGCTGCAGCTGCAGGAGCAGCGGATCCGTTGTTGCTGTTGGTGAGTGAGGATGACGTCATCATCTTCTGAAACTCTTCGAAATTAACATTCCCATCGCCGTCTGCATCCACAGGTCCGATCATCCGAGCGCACTCTTCCACGGAGCACGACATCCCGAGGCGGTTAAGGACCTGGCGGAGCTCAGAGGCGGAGATGAGTCCGTTTTTGTCCTGGTCGTAGAGGTCGAATGCGTCGCGGATCTCGGACACGGTGGAAGACGAGCGGCAGAGAGCAGAGAACTCGTCCACGTTGATGAAGCCGTCGCGATCGGTGTCGACATCTTCCAGCGCGCGGTTGAGTTCACTCTCCGTGTATGAAGTCCCCATGGCCTTGAAAACGCCTCCGAGCTCACCCACAGAGATCTTACCGTCGCCGTTGGAATCAAACTGGTCGAAAACTTTCTTTAGCTCTTCCGGATTGGCTATGTCCACGGAGGCAGGCGTGGCTTTAGCGGTTTCATGATTAGTACTTGCCATCTTTTAtcggtagagagagagagagaagaggttTTGGAGCAAGTTGGTTGGTTGGTGGCTTTGTGAATTTAGCTGCGAGGTTTACCTTTTTATAGGTGCCACTTCTTCTACGGACGCATGTATACACTAGCCACGTAGTATTTTTGGTAGCAATCAGTGACGAATTTGAAATCGATTATTCATGTATTTAATACTAGTAGAATTTGTTTTCGGATTTTATTACACATGCTCGTGATGATCTGGATTAACACATTTACAAATTGTAGGATATGTTCTTATAAAACACCTTTTGCGATTTATAAAGAGATCCCATTTAGTAAATGCCTCAGTTGAGTTATTAATTGGAAGAGAAAAGAGTACAAACTACTATAGAgtatttcttcatttggtaataTTTTGCTGATAAAGAAGTAAAGATTTCccaccaaaatatttttaaatcactttgccaaaaaatattttcaaataacccTATGGTAATTTATTTcgtatcatttataaaaaagcaTACCATTTAAAAGTAATGAAAAATTATTCTCTTTATTcattttttgtagagaattataaaaaaaaatcactatagatgaaaaataattactatttatttctattatttttattcattcttTTCTGTTAGGTTTTATAATGGTTAATatatactagtttttttttgtcgactaaTATATACTAGTTTAATTCCAGTTTTTGTGATGTATACTAATTCTACATTTATAGTCGTTATTACATTCATCATTCCACGTGTTGCGAAGTTTAAAG
The window above is part of the Brassica napus cultivar Da-Ae chromosome C8, Da-Ae, whole genome shotgun sequence genome. Proteins encoded here:
- the LOC106430835 gene encoding ras-related protein RABA6b isoform X2, with the translated sequence MAEESYDEECDYLFKAVLIGDSAVGKSNLLSRFTRDEFRLDSKPTIGVDFAYRNVCVGGKTIKAQIWDTAGQERFRAITSSYYRGALGALLIYDITRRQTFQNIKKWLSELRGFSSPDTVVVLVGNKSDLGQSREVEEDEGKSLAELEGLYFLETSALQNQNVEEAFLSMIERIHEVLIQKIALDNKSNVDDGDGPVVPAGREVVNIDEVTATRPLSTSFSNCCLK
- the LOC106430825 gene encoding probable calcium-binding protein CML27; its protein translation is MASTNHETAKATPASVDIANPEELKKVFDQFDSNGDGKISVGELGGVFKAMGTSYTESELNRALEDVDTDRDGFINVDEFSALCRSSSTVSEIRDAFDLYDQDKNGLISASELRQVLNRLGMSCSVEECARMIGPVDADGDGNVNFEEFQKMMTSSSLTNSNNGSAAPAAAANGSST
- the LOC106430835 gene encoding ras-related protein RABA6b isoform X1; amino-acid sequence: MAEESYDEECDYLFKAVLIGDSAVGKSNLLSRFTRDEFRLDSKPTIGVDFAYRNVCVGGKTIKAQIWDTAGQERFRAITSSYYRGALGALLIYDITRRQTFQNIKKWLSELRGFSSPDTVVVLVGNKSDLGQSREVEEDEGKSLAELEGLYFLETSALQNQNVEEAFLSMIERIHEVLIQKIALDNKSNVDDGDGPVVPAGREVVNIDEVTATRPLSTSFSNCCLNKTDSC